A genome region from Pseudomonas pergaminensis includes the following:
- a CDS encoding NAD(P)/FAD-dependent oxidoreductase: MTHRILIVGGGAGGLELATRLGKTLGKRGTAHITLVDANLTHIWKPLLHEVAAGSLNAHDDELNYVAQAKWNHFHFQLGRMSGLDRVARSIRLAPTLDGAGRQLVPERVLNYDSLVIAVGSTTNDFGTPGAAQHCLFLDTRQQAERFHQQLLNHYLRAQALGVAGEKIRVAIVGAGATGVELAAELHNAAHELAAYGLDRIQPHDMHITLIEAGARVLPALPKRISDPVHRTLEKLGVTVMTNAAVSEVTAEHLKTRTGQLIEASLKVWAAGIRAPSFLKDIDGLETNPINQLKVRPTLQTTLDDNVFAFGDCAACPQPGSEQNVPPRAQAAHQQASMLVKSLQARLEGKALPTYVYKDYGSLVSLSRFSAVGNLMGKLTGSVTLEGWLARVFYASLYRMHQVALYGPVRTALLMLGNRLGRGTEPRLKLH; the protein is encoded by the coding sequence ATGACACACCGTATTTTGATTGTCGGCGGTGGTGCTGGCGGTCTGGAACTTGCGACGCGTTTGGGCAAGACCCTTGGCAAGCGCGGCACCGCTCATATCACCCTCGTTGACGCCAACCTCACGCATATCTGGAAGCCACTGTTGCATGAAGTCGCGGCCGGCTCACTGAATGCCCACGATGACGAATTGAACTACGTGGCCCAGGCCAAGTGGAACCACTTTCACTTCCAGCTCGGCCGCATGAGCGGCCTGGACCGCGTCGCCAGGTCCATTCGGCTTGCACCTACCCTGGATGGCGCCGGCCGGCAGTTGGTGCCTGAACGTGTTTTGAACTATGACAGCCTGGTCATCGCCGTCGGCAGCACCACCAATGATTTCGGCACTCCAGGAGCCGCACAGCACTGTCTGTTCCTCGACACCCGCCAGCAAGCTGAACGCTTCCATCAGCAGTTGCTCAACCACTACCTGCGTGCACAGGCGCTCGGCGTTGCGGGTGAGAAAATCCGTGTGGCGATCGTCGGTGCCGGCGCAACGGGCGTGGAGCTGGCTGCCGAGTTGCACAACGCTGCCCATGAGCTGGCCGCCTACGGGCTGGATCGCATTCAGCCGCATGACATGCACATCACCTTGATAGAAGCAGGCGCCCGTGTGCTGCCAGCGCTGCCCAAGCGCATCAGTGATCCCGTGCACCGCACGCTGGAAAAACTGGGGGTGACGGTGATGACAAACGCCGCCGTCAGTGAGGTTACCGCCGAGCACCTTAAAACCCGCACCGGACAGTTGATCGAGGCCAGCCTCAAGGTTTGGGCAGCCGGTATTCGTGCCCCGTCCTTCCTCAAGGATATTGATGGCCTGGAGACTAACCCCATCAACCAGCTGAAGGTGCGACCCACGTTGCAAACCACGCTGGACGACAATGTTTTTGCGTTCGGTGACTGTGCCGCGTGTCCTCAGCCGGGGAGTGAGCAGAATGTGCCGCCGCGTGCTCAGGCCGCCCACCAGCAAGCGTCAATGCTGGTCAAGAGCCTGCAGGCCAGGCTTGAAGGTAAAGCCCTGCCGACTTATGTCTACAAGGACTATGGCTCGCTGGTTTCGCTGTCACGTTTTTCGGCGGTGGGTAACCTGATGGGTAAACTGACGGGCAGTGTGACGCTGGAAGGATGGTTGGCGCGGGTGTTCTATGCATCGCTGTACCGCATGCACCAGGTCGCGCTCTATGGACCGGTGCGTACCGCATTGCTGATGTTGGGTAACCGCCTGGGACGAGGCACCGAGCCTCGGTTGAAACTGCACTAG
- a CDS encoding aldo/keto reductase, with amino-acid sequence MNSIEKRPLGQSSVALSAVGLGTVQIGYNAYIDYDQALAIVRSAYEAGIRYFDTAPMYGTGRAEYTLGRALRELNIRNDVVVSTKVGRVLDTGDILAAHRPADSRWFLHNPHYQYDYTYDGFMRSVDHSLERSGLDRIDVLLVHDLGRAWHGRRAEVYWKQIREGGFKALDELRSTGVVSAVGLGVNETEVVVEVAREFAIDCAMIAGRYTLLNHAPLNGHFDELQRRDVSIIAAGAFNSGVLAMGARPDAMFDYRAVPDDIAARVAVIQSICAVHGVAMSAAALQFCACHPAVRALVFGAQSVAEVQQNVAAFSTRIPGAFWAQLKQQKLIPEHAPVPGETSR; translated from the coding sequence GTGAACTCCATCGAGAAACGCCCGCTCGGTCAATCCAGCGTGGCACTCAGTGCCGTCGGCTTGGGCACGGTGCAGATCGGCTATAACGCCTACATCGATTACGACCAGGCGCTGGCCATCGTGCGGTCAGCTTATGAAGCGGGTATCCGCTATTTCGACACGGCACCGATGTATGGCACTGGCCGCGCGGAATACACCTTGGGTCGTGCGTTACGCGAACTGAATATACGCAACGATGTGGTCGTCAGTACCAAGGTAGGCCGCGTACTCGACACTGGCGACATCCTGGCTGCCCACCGCCCGGCGGACTCAAGGTGGTTCCTGCACAACCCTCACTATCAGTACGACTATACCTATGACGGATTCATGCGCTCGGTGGACCACAGCCTTGAGCGCTCCGGCCTGGATCGTATCGACGTACTCCTGGTGCACGATCTGGGACGTGCCTGGCATGGTCGACGGGCTGAGGTTTACTGGAAACAGATCCGTGAAGGTGGATTCAAGGCGCTCGACGAACTACGCAGCACAGGGGTGGTGTCTGCCGTCGGTTTGGGTGTCAATGAAACCGAAGTGGTCGTGGAGGTTGCGCGGGAGTTTGCCATCGACTGCGCAATGATTGCCGGCCGTTATACGCTGCTCAACCATGCGCCACTCAACGGGCATTTTGATGAATTGCAACGTCGCGACGTATCGATCATCGCTGCGGGCGCCTTCAATTCAGGCGTGCTGGCGATGGGTGCACGCCCCGACGCAATGTTTGATTATCGCGCCGTGCCGGACGACATCGCAGCGCGCGTGGCTGTCATACAGTCGATCTGCGCCGTCCATGGTGTGGCAATGTCGGCTGCAGCGTTGCAGTTTTGCGCCTGCCACCCAGCTGTACGGGCGCTGGTGTTCGGCGCTCAGTCGGTGGCGGAGGTTCAGCAGAACGTCGCAGCGTTTTCGACACGGATTCCCGGCGCATTTTGGGCACAGCTCAAGCAGCAGAAACTTATTCCCGAACACGCACCGGTGCCTGGCGAAACCTCGCGCTGA
- a CDS encoding flavin reductase family protein: protein MHDHIEQVPLEKAYRLINHGPTVLVSAQHGETRNVMAAAWACALDFSPPKVTVVLDKIAKTRELVERSGLFVIQVPTVAQLQLTRDVGSASLQEDPEKLAHSGVELFSISGHDVPFVAGCSAWLVCKLLPEPHNQSTYDLFIGEVVAAWADTRVFTDGHWHFERAHPDFRSLHYIAGGHFYAIGEALDVATKEDT from the coding sequence ATGCACGACCACATTGAGCAAGTGCCGCTTGAAAAAGCCTATCGGCTGATCAACCACGGCCCCACCGTGCTGGTCTCTGCTCAACACGGGGAGACTCGCAATGTGATGGCTGCGGCATGGGCCTGTGCATTGGATTTTTCACCGCCAAAAGTCACTGTGGTGCTGGACAAGATCGCCAAAACCCGCGAACTGGTAGAGCGTAGCGGCCTGTTTGTGATTCAGGTGCCTACCGTGGCACAGCTGCAATTGACCCGCGATGTCGGCAGCGCCAGCCTGCAGGAAGACCCAGAGAAGCTGGCTCATAGCGGCGTCGAGTTGTTCAGTATCAGCGGCCATGACGTGCCATTCGTGGCGGGCTGCTCGGCTTGGCTGGTGTGCAAGCTGCTGCCCGAACCGCACAACCAATCGACGTACGACCTGTTTATCGGTGAGGTCGTCGCTGCCTGGGCCGACACACGGGTATTCACCGACGGTCATTGGCACTTTGAGCGTGCGCACCCGGATTTTCGTAGCCTGCACTACATCGCAGGCGGCCATTTTTATGCGATCGGAGAAGCGTTGGACGTCGCGACAAAGGAGGACACGTAG
- a CDS encoding SRPBCC family protein gives MAKVEYSAVVDGGAERVWDVLKRFGKISQWHPAIPQSVIEDGQPDGLVGCIRRLTLQDGAILREQLLSVDAVNLQFSYRFVEAPLPVDNYVLTVRLIPLTGEQKTVILWSATFDTREPDPQGQWTSTIESLIVGGHESLQVYLNQTATA, from the coding sequence ATGGCAAAAGTTGAATACAGCGCCGTTGTAGACGGCGGCGCCGAGCGCGTTTGGGATGTACTCAAGCGCTTCGGGAAGATCAGCCAGTGGCACCCGGCGATCCCACAGAGCGTCATCGAAGACGGTCAGCCTGACGGTCTGGTTGGCTGCATCCGTCGGCTGACATTGCAGGACGGCGCCATTTTGCGCGAGCAGTTGTTGTCGGTAGACGCGGTGAATCTGCAGTTCTCCTACCGCTTCGTTGAAGCGCCACTGCCCGTGGATAACTACGTGTTGACCGTGCGATTGATCCCGCTGACCGGCGAGCAGAAAACCGTGATTCTGTGGTCTGCGACCTTCGATACACGCGAGCCTGATCCCCAGGGCCAATGGACCTCGACCATCGAGTCGCTCATTGTCGGTGGTCATGAAAGCCTGCAGGTTTACCTGAACCAAACCGCCACAGCGTGA
- a CDS encoding nuclear transport factor 2 family protein, producing MSKNIKAVPTQDYNAVIAVAQQYADGLRAGSPEVLEQAFHKEAVMYGFTNGKLLGGPISNLFDFVRTNGKAPDISTRLDVLAITPTTAVVRVDMEKDSIGADYNDYLTLIKIDGSWKVIAKVYHQFEG from the coding sequence ATGAGCAAAAACATCAAAGCAGTACCGACCCAGGACTACAACGCCGTTATCGCTGTAGCCCAGCAATACGCAGACGGCCTGCGTGCCGGTAGCCCCGAAGTTCTGGAGCAGGCCTTCCACAAGGAAGCTGTGATGTACGGCTTCACCAACGGCAAATTGTTGGGCGGTCCGATCAGCAACCTGTTCGACTTCGTCCGCACCAATGGCAAGGCCCCGGATATCAGCACACGCCTGGACGTGCTGGCGATCACCCCGACCACCGCCGTGGTACGTGTGGATATGGAAAAGGACTCGATTGGCGCCGACTACAACGACTACCTGACGCTGATCAAAATCGACGGCAGCTGGAAGGTAATCGCCAAGGTTTATCACCAGTTCGAAGGCTGA
- a CDS encoding nuclear transport factor 2 family protein, giving the protein MSNPTYVEDYNAIVAVLNLYNEGGKQAKSSVMKPAFSEQATIFGVDGEGKLTGGPIQGLFDIIDSAFRPSPQAKGAIVNVDIVGTAASARIDTNDISGFCFTDFFNLLKVDGKWTVISKIYHTHVAP; this is encoded by the coding sequence ATGAGCAACCCAACTTACGTCGAAGACTACAACGCCATCGTCGCGGTGCTGAACCTTTACAACGAAGGCGGAAAGCAAGCCAAAAGCAGCGTGATGAAGCCTGCCTTCAGCGAGCAGGCCACCATCTTTGGTGTCGATGGCGAAGGCAAGCTGACCGGTGGGCCGATCCAGGGTCTGTTCGACATCATCGACAGCGCTTTCCGCCCGTCTCCGCAAGCCAAAGGTGCCATCGTCAACGTCGATATTGTGGGCACCGCTGCCAGCGCTCGTATTGATACCAATGACATCTCCGGCTTCTGCTTCACCGATTTCTTCAACCTGCTGAAGGTCGATGGAAAGTGGACCGTCATCAGCAAGATTTACCACACCCACGTTGCTCCTTAA
- a CDS encoding TVP38/TMEM64 family protein, with product MIDLAVHNIAHWIEVVRSLDAVGIALYAAIFVLATIAFVPASMLTALAGFLYGPIWGTLLISPAGLLSAAVAFALGRSLMRPWVKRRLANSSKSAAVDLAIESGGFRIVFLLRLASIVPFAPLSYGLGASRIVRRDFLLATWIGLLPGTFLYAYLGSLAADVAQIISGEVTTNRSTQVMTWAGLVVALIALLTIARYARKAINQALLQPSSN from the coding sequence GTGATAGACCTGGCCGTACACAACATTGCGCACTGGATCGAGGTTGTTCGCTCGCTCGACGCCGTCGGGATTGCGCTCTATGCCGCAATATTTGTGCTGGCCACTATCGCTTTTGTGCCCGCCTCGATGCTCACCGCGCTTGCGGGTTTTTTGTACGGCCCGATTTGGGGAACGCTGCTTATCTCGCCCGCTGGCTTGCTGTCCGCAGCAGTCGCGTTCGCCTTGGGCAGATCGCTTATGCGCCCTTGGGTCAAACGACGCCTGGCGAACAGCTCCAAATCGGCAGCGGTCGACCTCGCTATCGAATCAGGCGGTTTTCGGATTGTTTTTCTCTTGCGCCTGGCGTCCATCGTGCCGTTCGCTCCGCTGAGCTATGGCCTCGGAGCCAGTCGAATCGTCCGTCGTGATTTCCTGCTGGCTACCTGGATCGGCCTGCTTCCTGGAACATTTCTGTATGCGTACCTGGGCTCTCTGGCGGCTGATGTCGCACAGATAATCAGTGGCGAGGTAACGACCAATCGCTCGACTCAAGTGATGACTTGGGCGGGTTTGGTCGTTGCATTGATCGCCTTACTGACCATCGCTCGATATGCACGCAAAGCAATCAACCAAGCCCTTCTTCAACCCTCTTCAAACTAG
- a CDS encoding sugar phosphate isomerase/epimerase family protein, translated as MTKEVGYDATYLSIWDGRNWAAVQQLSSVKERYDLEVAGIYVVLNLRLGVEAEQNAGIYQMLKVAPPGSTVELAIKTAGDFPRSDPAGDEPVVRWLAEALSIAQQRNIRILIYSHLLHWSEKHDDALRICERLNHPNLGIVFCGYHWYAGNGERLGATLRRALPFLKQVNLSGSRRSPLGWGQTATIETLDQGEMDNFAVMALLTRLGYDGFIGWQGWDESGDAFTKLRKSLQALRCMDERVRKFPHWARHVDHQ; from the coding sequence ATGACTAAGGAGGTGGGTTATGACGCCACCTATCTTTCAATCTGGGATGGACGCAACTGGGCAGCTGTCCAGCAATTGAGCAGCGTCAAGGAGCGTTACGACCTGGAGGTAGCGGGCATCTACGTGGTACTCAACCTGCGCCTGGGCGTAGAGGCGGAGCAAAACGCGGGCATCTATCAAATGCTGAAAGTGGCGCCGCCAGGCTCCACCGTTGAATTGGCGATTAAAACCGCGGGGGACTTCCCGCGTTCGGACCCTGCGGGCGATGAGCCTGTGGTGCGCTGGTTGGCCGAAGCCTTGTCTATCGCGCAGCAGCGCAATATCCGCATCCTGATCTACTCGCATTTGCTGCACTGGAGCGAAAAGCACGACGACGCCCTGCGCATTTGTGAGCGACTCAATCACCCCAATCTGGGTATCGTTTTCTGCGGCTACCACTGGTACGCCGGCAACGGCGAGCGGCTGGGCGCCACGCTCAGGCGTGCGCTGCCCTTTCTCAAGCAAGTGAATCTTTCAGGTTCACGCCGCAGCCCTCTGGGCTGGGGCCAGACCGCGACCATTGAAACCCTCGACCAAGGCGAAATGGACAATTTTGCGGTCATGGCGCTGTTGACGCGTTTGGGTTACGACGGCTTTATCGGTTGGCAAGGATGGGATGAAAGCGGCGATGCCTTTACCAAGCTGCGCAAGTCGCTGCAGGCGCTTCGCTGCATGGACGAGCGCGTGCGCAAATTCCCGCATTGGGCCCGCCACGTCGATCATCAATAA
- a CDS encoding LLM class oxidoreductase produces MFSLSSTPYQALPGFRRSFQPGKLTLGLFFPIEAYEGDMPTMRNQVALALQAERAGFASLWFRDVPLRDPTFGDVGQVYDPWTYLGYLAGQTRDIALGTAAIVVPIRHPLHLAKAAASIDQLSGGRLLLGVASGDRPVEYPAFNVESHSRGERFVEHLEVMRKSLSTQFEPIRWSEGELRHADLVPKPSGQSIPLFITGSSRQTLQWIAREADGWISYPRALDKQRDIVRLWHETVREQAGDAFKPFSQSLFIDLTHDPDTAPTPIHQRFRLGRNALLEMLHTLQSFGVNHVMIQLKYGQRSAQEVLDELAEFIVPQFPALTRGLQTAPTIVTQR; encoded by the coding sequence ATGTTTTCGTTGTCCAGTACACCGTACCAGGCGTTACCGGGTTTTCGTCGGAGCTTCCAGCCTGGGAAACTGACCCTCGGTTTGTTTTTTCCAATAGAAGCCTACGAGGGCGATATGCCCACAATGCGCAACCAGGTAGCGTTGGCTCTGCAGGCGGAAAGGGCCGGTTTTGCCTCCTTATGGTTTCGCGACGTCCCGCTGCGCGATCCGACATTTGGCGATGTTGGGCAAGTCTACGACCCTTGGACTTACCTGGGCTATCTTGCCGGGCAAACCCGCGATATCGCACTGGGAACCGCCGCAATCGTTGTCCCCATTCGTCATCCGCTCCATTTGGCCAAGGCTGCAGCGAGCATCGATCAACTCAGCGGCGGCAGGTTGTTGCTCGGCGTGGCCTCTGGCGACCGTCCGGTTGAATACCCGGCTTTCAATGTGGAGTCCCACAGCCGTGGGGAGCGATTCGTCGAGCATTTGGAGGTTATGCGCAAATCCCTCAGCACTCAGTTCGAGCCGATTCGCTGGAGCGAAGGCGAGCTGAGGCATGCAGACCTGGTGCCCAAACCCTCAGGCCAGTCCATTCCATTATTCATTACCGGCAGCAGCCGTCAGACGTTGCAGTGGATTGCCAGGGAGGCTGACGGTTGGATCTCTTATCCGCGCGCCTTGGATAAGCAAAGGGATATTGTTCGCCTCTGGCACGAGACTGTGCGCGAGCAGGCAGGTGATGCCTTCAAGCCATTCAGTCAGTCCCTCTTTATCGACCTGACCCACGACCCCGATACCGCCCCTACACCTATTCACCAACGCTTCAGGTTAGGCCGTAATGCGCTGCTGGAGATGCTGCACACTCTGCAATCCTTTGGGGTTAACCATGTGATGATCCAGCTCAAATATGGGCAGCGCTCGGCCCAGGAGGTTCTGGACGAATTGGCCGAGTTCATCGTGCCGCAATTTCCCGCGCTGACACGAGGTCTCCAAACTGCGCCAACCATTGTTACTCAAAGGTAA
- a CDS encoding zinc-dependent alcohol dehydrogenase family protein, whose amino-acid sequence MSIQTQMQAQVLSDYAEGTFTLTQVDRPLAGVGQVLVKIAASGVNPIDFMIRKGQAPYAMPELPAILGTDLAGVVEAVGEGVTRFKVGDEVYGLTGGVRGLQGSMAEYAAVDADLLALKPNNLSMREAASIPLVFLTAWEGLIDRAGLQAGQSVLVQGGAGGVGHMAVQIAVAHGAKVFATASSQKRGIVESYGATAIDYRSSTVEQYVKQHTGGAGFDLVYDTVGGQTLDDSLVAARAYGHVLSCFAFGTHNLAPSSLRCVTVSGIFVLLPMLSGEGRAHHGEILRHATRLAEEGRLVPLLDEQRFSLADAYAAHRLQESGKMVGKVVIDVV is encoded by the coding sequence ATGAGCATACAGACACAGATGCAGGCTCAGGTGTTGAGCGATTATGCCGAAGGTACATTCACCCTGACCCAGGTTGATCGCCCTTTGGCTGGAGTAGGCCAGGTGCTTGTCAAGATAGCGGCGAGCGGGGTCAACCCGATTGATTTCATGATCCGCAAGGGGCAGGCGCCCTATGCGATGCCTGAGCTTCCCGCGATCCTCGGCACTGATCTCGCCGGCGTGGTGGAAGCCGTGGGCGAGGGCGTCACCCGCTTCAAGGTTGGGGACGAAGTGTATGGGCTGACAGGTGGCGTGCGTGGTCTGCAAGGTTCCATGGCGGAGTACGCCGCCGTAGACGCCGACCTACTGGCCCTCAAGCCGAACAACCTCAGCATGCGCGAAGCCGCGTCAATACCTTTGGTATTTCTGACCGCGTGGGAGGGGCTGATCGATCGTGCTGGCCTGCAAGCGGGTCAGTCTGTGCTGGTGCAAGGCGGCGCCGGCGGAGTAGGGCACATGGCGGTGCAAATCGCGGTTGCTCATGGCGCCAAGGTGTTCGCCACAGCATCATCCCAAAAGCGCGGAATTGTTGAGTCCTATGGTGCAACGGCCATCGACTACCGCAGCAGTACCGTTGAGCAGTATGTAAAACAGCATACGGGTGGGGCAGGTTTCGATCTGGTTTACGATACCGTTGGCGGTCAGACCCTTGATGATTCGCTGGTCGCCGCTCGCGCCTATGGTCATGTATTGAGTTGCTTTGCGTTCGGCACTCACAACCTGGCGCCAAGCTCGCTGCGGTGCGTGACGGTGTCCGGGATTTTCGTATTGTTGCCGATGTTGAGCGGGGAGGGGCGTGCCCATCACGGTGAGATTCTGCGGCATGCCACACGCCTTGCCGAGGAAGGCAGGCTCGTTCCATTGCTGGACGAGCAGCGCTTCTCACTGGCCGACGCATACGCAGCGCATAGGTTGCAGGAGTCGGGCAAGATGGTTGGGAAGGTGGTTATTGATGTCGTTTGA
- a CDS encoding carboxymuconolactone decarboxylase family protein, with product MSNNELFDKGFENRKAVLGAAHVEKSWSSADDFNKPMQALVTEYCWGAVWGDETLPFKTRSLLNIGMLTAMNQHHELGVHVKGALTNGVSVEEIRAALMQAAIYAGVPSALAAFRVATEAIKAWDTEHRR from the coding sequence ATGAGCAATAACGAGCTGTTTGATAAAGGCTTCGAGAATCGCAAAGCCGTACTAGGTGCCGCCCACGTCGAAAAGTCCTGGTCGTCGGCAGACGACTTCAATAAACCCATGCAAGCGCTGGTGACCGAGTATTGCTGGGGCGCTGTGTGGGGTGACGAGACCTTGCCGTTCAAAACCCGCAGCCTGCTCAACATCGGCATGCTGACGGCCATGAACCAGCACCATGAACTGGGCGTGCATGTGAAGGGCGCGCTGACCAATGGCGTGTCCGTCGAGGAGATTCGCGCCGCGTTGATGCAGGCTGCAATCTACGCGGGTGTGCCGAGCGCATTGGCGGCGTTCCGAGTCGCCACGGAAGCCATCAAGGCCTGGGACACCGAACATCGCCGTTAA
- a CDS encoding MFS transporter produces MKTTAESVDLKSTQGVDRSTLKVIAAASLGTVFEWYEFTLYGALASVIALNFFSGLDTATGFIFALLTFAVGFVMRPVGAIVFGRIGDRIGRKKTFLITIVIMGISTVAVGLLPTYEYAGILAPSLLIALRMLQGLALGGEYGGAATYVSEHSTNRQRGLNTAWISATGTLGLLLAFGVILTCRYISGDDFNTWGWRIPFLFSLVLLGISISVRMGMEESPAFKKMKAEKRLSKSPLRETFLDKANLRRLIIALFGICGGMTCAYYIAVLYPTFFMTQNLKVDPQQANTTLTLALMTALPMFLLAGWLCDRLGRKPVLLAGFLMSALSIFPIYKGVALYANPDLMAAEQRTPVTLVTDTSQCSFMFNPTGTRTFSSPCDVAKQALSATGISYETQSLPGQAHAVIKVGSAQLISEGTVGLDAAVAKDRMGALKTSLQSQLDQAGYPLKADPEKFQRGKVFLLLMALVFCGVISLTPVAPMLVEMFPARIRYTSMSFPYHFASGWIGGLLPTIAFALSAQMGNIYFGLWYPVAWIGVSFVVGLFFLRETRDIDINL; encoded by the coding sequence ATGAAAACGACTGCTGAGTCGGTGGACTTGAAATCCACCCAAGGTGTAGACCGCTCTACGCTCAAGGTAATCGCTGCCGCGTCCCTGGGCACCGTGTTCGAATGGTACGAATTCACCCTGTATGGCGCGCTTGCGTCGGTGATCGCGCTTAATTTCTTCTCCGGCCTGGATACCGCCACCGGGTTTATCTTCGCATTGCTGACCTTTGCGGTCGGCTTTGTGATGCGACCGGTTGGCGCCATTGTATTCGGACGTATCGGCGACCGCATCGGGCGCAAGAAAACCTTCCTCATCACCATTGTGATCATGGGTATTTCTACGGTGGCGGTGGGGTTGTTGCCGACCTATGAATACGCCGGGATCCTTGCGCCCAGTCTGTTGATCGCACTGCGGATGCTCCAGGGTCTAGCGCTTGGCGGCGAATATGGCGGAGCGGCGACATACGTCTCCGAGCACTCAACCAATCGCCAGCGCGGCCTCAACACGGCGTGGATCTCGGCCACCGGCACCCTGGGGCTGCTGCTGGCTTTCGGTGTGATCCTGACGTGCCGGTACATCAGCGGCGACGACTTCAACACCTGGGGCTGGCGCATCCCATTCCTGTTCTCGCTGGTGTTGCTGGGTATCTCGATATCCGTGCGGATGGGCATGGAAGAATCGCCGGCGTTCAAGAAAATGAAAGCCGAGAAACGCCTGTCAAAATCACCGCTGCGCGAAACCTTTCTGGACAAGGCCAACCTGCGCCGCCTGATAATCGCCTTGTTTGGCATTTGTGGCGGCATGACCTGCGCTTACTACATCGCAGTGCTGTACCCCACGTTCTTCATGACCCAGAATCTCAAGGTCGATCCTCAACAAGCCAACACCACGCTGACGCTGGCGTTAATGACGGCACTGCCAATGTTTTTGCTGGCGGGCTGGCTGTGTGATCGCCTCGGACGCAAACCCGTCCTGTTGGCGGGGTTCCTGATGTCGGCACTGTCCATCTTCCCCATCTACAAAGGCGTTGCGCTCTACGCCAACCCTGACTTGATGGCCGCAGAACAGCGCACGCCGGTGACGTTGGTCACTGACACGTCTCAATGCTCGTTCATGTTCAATCCGACCGGTACCCGCACCTTCAGCAGCCCGTGCGACGTTGCCAAACAAGCCCTGTCCGCAACCGGCATCAGCTACGAAACCCAGTCGCTTCCTGGGCAAGCCCACGCGGTGATCAAGGTGGGTTCGGCACAGTTGATCTCTGAAGGCACGGTAGGCCTCGATGCGGCGGTCGCCAAGGATCGCATGGGTGCGCTGAAAACCTCGTTGCAGAGCCAATTGGACCAGGCGGGATACCCCCTCAAAGCCGACCCGGAGAAGTTCCAGCGCGGCAAGGTGTTCCTGCTGTTGATGGCGCTGGTGTTCTGCGGCGTGATCTCGCTGACGCCGGTTGCTCCCATGCTGGTGGAAATGTTCCCGGCGCGTATTCGTTATACGTCCATGTCGTTCCCCTACCACTTTGCCAGTGGCTGGATCGGGGGGCTGCTGCCCACCATCGCCTTCGCCCTTTCGGCACAGATGGGCAATATCTACTTCGGCCTTTGGTATCCGGTGGCGTGGATCGGCGTGTCGTTTGTAGTTGGTCTGTTTTTCCTGCGCGAAACGCGCGATATCGACATCAATCTCTAA